The sequence TCACAGGGAAAGCTGGCGCATGTCCACAAGGTTAAAGCGTGCGGTGATGTGACTGCATATAAATATCGATGCAAAATCCATTCCGGTTGCGCAAGACTCATAAAATACCAACAGCACGTTTTCAGTAAACCGCGCAGTGGAGCATGAGCTCTGGCAAAGGTTTCTCATAAAGTGAGAAACAGTCGAGCTACAGTAGCCTCTCGGCCAAACGGCGAGAGGGGGGTCAGAGGTCGTGTGTGCTTTCTCTGGCCGTCCGCCGGTCTGCTGATCCTGTGGGTGGAAGCTAATTGAAAGAATATTGATGAATGCTGGAGCTGCATTTTTTGAGAAGTGCCGCGGCTCTTCAGCGCCCGCAGAAGTGCTTTGGCTGTTTGTTTGGCTGCAAAAACAAGTACAAGCGAGGGTGTGAAAGGCTCGCTTCATATTAAGCTTTAAGGCATCTtctttaacaacaaaaacactagcagagaaaaaaaaaaagtgtggacAGTAATTAATCTGCATTTTGCCTGGTTGCAATCAAACTGTTATGATAAACTGTCCTCATGTTTTGCTAAATTgcctatctttttttttttttctaaatagaAAGTTATAATTAGCTTTTGTCTTTTAGCTATTTAGGAACAACTGACTAGATTGCTGGCGATGATACACCGCAGTTAACTTATTACTTGTTGCTATGGCGAGCTCACAGATAGACGATGGAAGCTTTCATTCTGAGAAATGCTCAAATTAGAACAATGGCTTTCTCTTCTGAGAAATGCGACTCTATTTGTCTTTCGTGGGCAATATATGCTCATCTTCTCGGGAGGCTGGAAGAGAAGATGGCTTTTTCTATTCATAAACACGGTTGCTGCAAACAATAGCTGAGTAAATGCTTAAGTTATAAAATAGACAAACTGACACACTTTCTGCATAAACAGAGACGGCTAATCCTGGATTAAGACAGAATGGACCGTACCATACCTTACAGTCATCATCAAGGTTCTGGTATCATTCGGTCTGTATCTTCTGGGCAGTTACAGTATCTGTTTAGGATAAATGTGTTTGTCGGAACTCtgttacactgtaaaaccacAAAGTATTTCTGCCTattttctagagcaaatatttgACTATgactgaaataagacaaaacttacttaaatgtaacttttcagcgagATATAAAGaagctttgttttaaatcagtaattccttaatagtGATTTTTAAAGGGCTGCTGCACTagcagattattccacttacAACAAGATATTGTTCCCACGTTAAAGGAGAAACGTTCTGCcggtggaactagtactttttcatcaatatcaaggacTTACTGGCTTAAACATGCTCCtctgtcttgctgaaaagttacttgtaaagtTGGTTTTGACTTATATttagtgtactaagatatttgtaccaGAAATTAGATGAACGATACTTTATAAGattttgtgggggtttttcAGTGTATGTCCAAGCTTTCGCTGATTTGAGATTAAGTTGAGAAACCTGTAGGCTGTCACCCCGATTCATGTCTTTCAGGTGAAAGAACCCCACAGAATGACgttaccaccaccatgcttgacagttAATAGAGTGATCATTGGCACCCCAGCATGTACTCTATCAAATAATTAGATCATTTATctctttcacaaaacacttCAGTTTGAGGTACAgagtttttgtgcttttccttcatttctgaaaacatgcagaaatgatTTGCACCCCTGGCAAATTTAGGATTAAAAACTGGTTTTGTTCAGCCGAAGTATTGGTTTCTGTTGGGAAATGAGACGAGCATCTCTCAGAAGCACTAAAATAATTAATCTGTTTCATTTAGCGTTTTAATAACAGCTGAAAGAAAATAGAGTTATTCATATACTTCCCAATAATATAtcaaaaaacctttttgttccAAATGATGCCTTCTACGTCTTAGTGGCTGCAGGACTTGCGAGATGGAGATTGCAAAGACATGCCGAGTTTTAGTGGGGTTGTATGTATCATTTTCAACCTGTATGCATAATTAGGATCCTTTTTTAGGTGAGCAAAACACAATTTAGATGATAAAACATTCAAGAATCATGACATTTGTGTACGGTACAGTCATTCCACATTGGAAAATAAACAGCTCAAATAAATTATGACAAACCTCAAATTGATCTGACATTATTCCCAGATTTATGATGACTGGATGTAAACCTCTGACCACACGAGTTGGTAGTTTTTAGGACAAGCCTGGTTAGAGAGGTCTAGTTAAATTATCTTGACATCTGTGAGGGAAATGTTGGGGAACATTTGGTCATCAGGCCAACCCAGAGGGTCTGGCTCTGGTTCCAATACGCCAACTGTTGATTCATTGGTGACAAAGGACATCATACTGCCAAAGATGGAAAATCCAAGGCCAAATTCTCTCACACTTCTTCTAACAGCATGAGTATTTGAATAAGATCTATGAAAGATACCAACTTCACTAGGGTGCGCACGGATGGCTAAGCCgtttaaaagtttgcttttaGGCTGCCGTCACTTTGATGAAAGATGTGCTTTGTACAGCGGGGATGTTTTAAAGATCTGAAACCTCCACGGAAGGAAATTCATTACAGaaggcaaaaatgtaaatattgattttgtttggaCCAAAAGGTGATCTGTCGATATTCATGGAGAGCTCTTTCAGGAGGTGCTCTATAGGGGGAAGCACTTTCAAGTGCCAGAGGGGGTGAAAAAAACTGTTAGAAATATGACTTATTAGCACCGTCAAACTGAGCTCACCTTGGAAAAGTGCACGCACCAGAATGATGCAGAACATTACCGACTCAACAATGTGATCCCGAAAGCCTGATAGCAATAACTCCATGCTTATTACTCAGTGTGACCTCCAGCAAACCTGAAGGAGTTGTTAATATGCTCAGCATGAAAGACTTTTTAATTATAACAATTCTAGTGGGTGTTAGGAGACTAAATATTATTTGAGTTCCAAGTTTTCTGGCTTCATAATTGAGAACCATCTCAGTACATGAGTGCCGGACACATCTATCCCATATATTCCTCTGAACATCTCTTTTCCTTTGAATTTTTGCAGCTTCCTGCTGACTGTCAGGAGCGCCTGACCATGCATCTGGAAGAGTCTCCTCTCTGCCACGACTACCCTGACTCTACTTCCCTCATTGCCAACGTGCTTGAAAAGCCAGATGaggcctgcagcagcagccaggcGTCCCGCTCCCCCAGCCCCCAAGCCCAGAACCATACGTTCATTCTGGAGAGACTCGGGCCAGGAGAGCGCCTGGGGCTCAGAGCGGCCTACAAATCCGACCTGTACAGCAGCGACACGGCTCTGTACTGCCCCGACGACCGTCACCGCGAGAGGAGGCCCAGCATGGACGTGCACGGGCACAGGACGTTCCTGTACGGACCGCAGAACTCCACCGACAGCACACCGGAGGAGGGCTCTGTGGGACTGCAGGCCGGCTTCTCCCAGGAGCATTTCCCCAAGTTCCCTGCAGCGCTGGCTGGAGGCTCCAGCTCTTACTCCAGCTTCAGCGGAGGTGGCTCCGAGGACAAAGGCAATGACCCACCCAGCAGTGCAGCTTCCTCACCGCGTCATCAATCCCTCTACATGGAATGGAGAGATGCGGGGGACTATGAGAGAAAGAGTGACTCATCCTGGGAGAGGGACAGTCCAAGGAGCTTTGGGAACACTCACCCTTTCCAACAGACCGAGCTGGGCCACCATCAGAACGGCAGCTCGCCGGTCTACAGCCGCACCATGTCCTCCTGTTTCAGTGAGCCGTACGAGCCTCTGCCTCCATCTTCCTCCCCAAGTGTCGCTTACGGAGACAGTCGCCGAGGCAGCACTTTAGCCCCCGAGGAGGAGGAACTGATTGGTAGATGGAGACAGCTTAGTGTTGAAGACTTAAGTGCCCACTCGTACTGCAGTCCAGGCAGAGCCTCGCCTTACAGCTTCTCAGAACAGCACTTTTCCGTCCGCCCCGCCAAAATCCGCCTCGGTCCGCTCTACAGCAGCTTCCAGGAGGGGGCCGACTACTACCATCACGGCGCAGACGCCACGGACCCGGTGTGGGTCGCCGCCAGCCCCGAATGCAGCCCCGGACTGCGGCAAGCACACAGCCAAGCCCATCTGTACCGGAGTGAGGACAGCCAGGGGTCAGAGCACAGCCTCTACCACTCAGGGAGCTCCAAAGACAGGGAGGGCAACGTTGCAGCTGGAGGCCAGAGCACAGAGTACGTTGACCCCAGTCCCAACAGCTCCACCGAGTCCCTCCACCAGAGGTCCCTGGAGATGGCCGCAGAGCTGCAGCACTATCAGGTTGAGATGCACAGCATGCCGGCGCAGACGAGCCAGCAGCCGCCGCCGACTccaccgcctcctcctccttaCAACCAAAAATTTGGCTCTTTGGGGCTTTCGAGGAAGGACAGTCTCACAAAGGCCCAGCTTTACGGAACCCTTCTGAACTGAAGGACTTTCATATGAGGTTGAAACCTTTGATTCGACTAAACACACAAGGCCTTGGTGCACTCGGGTTATGTTGCTGCTACCATTTGGCTGGAAATGGTTTGAAAAGCAGCCGGGAGCCAAATGGTTCACGAAGATGAACCCAGTGGAGATTATTTAGGAGAGATGATTATGCGACAGAggattgcaaatatttttggggGAAGTTAGCCACAACTAAGGTGGAAACAGGCAGAGAGGAgttcatgacattttaaaatgtataggAATGTGTACGTATTTACGtttcaaatgtataaaaaaaaagcataataacTAAGAATTGAGTGATATATTTTATAGGTAGTTGTTAGCAACAAATTTATTCGAAAAGTGCAGTTCTTTATTAATAATCCTGCaagttgtaaataaatttaaaaactgccaGCGCCATGTATGGGAGCTCAGATTTGAGTCAAGATGAGCCGCGTATAGATTCGTTTTGGCCgttgtttttaatcagctgaaACGATCTCGGCCTTTTGAGAAGTTGTTTAATGAAGAAATCGATTACGAATTAATTCCTTAAATGACAAACGAACATTTCTCTTCCATTAATTGATTTCTAGCAGTGTTGATGGGTGTGGTTTCTTGTTATTGATGGAACGTTTTGAGATGTAAACATCTGTTTTAGCGGTCGGTATTTAtctttaagagatttttttttgcacttctgttGTCTCTTTGAGAGGTTCTcctgcccccccccctccccgccTCCCCCTGTTCTACCTCAGATTTGGACGCCCACACCCACCTAAGCCTCTGTAAGTCTGTTTCTTAGACAATGATGCATGGTCATatactttgttgttttgttctcttAATAAAGCACAAATTATAACTTCAAGTGTGGGTGCCTGAGAAAAAGACATGAACATGACTCCGTTTTCACAGGGAATGCAACAACACAGTtcgatttttatttgttttctgatcaGGGTGAAGCTGTCCAAACCCATAGACAGTCTTTTTATCGTTCAGGCTCCTGCAGCAGTGTGGCGCGTCCATGCTGAGTCACCATGAAGCTCAGCTTTATCATTgtagtaaatttaaaaataggGTTGCAGGGATGGATTTTTGCCAAGATCAGCAAACTCGACACAAAGAggaaagttatttttgtgttattcaCGGACAGATCCCGGTAATTTGTATTCCTGTCAGGTGCACATAGAGCCTTGCAAATGTATTAATATCCCTTGAacttcattttttgtttttgaggaaTTAAATCTAAGTGTGCTGCTGTCATGCTGCCAACACCATCATGAGtttatcaaagtaaaaaagattTTCCATTTGTAAAAAACGAAAAAATATCACCTCCCTCCTgctttaaattatacatttttctattGCATACAACCCTAAGAAAATACACTGGACATGTGCAGATCtaagaagataaataaaaataaatggaaacttttCAGTGCCATTTCCACTATTGGCATTACAGTTATTACGCAGAAGCTTGATTAGAAGgacatgaacatgttttcatgttcatttagatTTCAGCACTTGAAAGGGacacaaataaatcattttgcatTTGTCGTTTGTTTTGGCAAATAGGACGTAGCAGtccatgatttgttttttccaagGTAACATCTACCTGAGATGTTTAAATCCGAAATAtgcttttctgatttaaaaatgaaaagctcaTGAGGGTATTTCTTAATAAGCAGTGCCTATAGGCACCAGCCTAGTTTATTGCGGTAAGATTTATTGCTAGTAAAACTGGacagaataaattatttataacgCAAGCAgtgaaaaaggaagtaaaagTATAAGCATGCACAACTTTTTAGCTCCAATTAGTGAGTTTAATGTTCTATACATATAATTTTTCTCCTAAATTATTGATCTAAACAATAGATACATAAATGAAGAACAGATACTGTAAGATCTGTTTAGTTGGAGCCAATGGTCTTTATTTAACACTTAAAGGGAACATTCATTCTTTTGTACCAGAACTAAACTTTACATTATATTCACAATTGAACAACCTGCTTTAAAACGGCTTGTGTGATGGCGACTGATGGGGCGGATTTGGTTTGGGCAAGAACAACTCATTAAAGCATCAGCCTTGTAAATTAATCGCTTCTGTGGTTCAGCAGTTTCATTGTTCTTGTTGATGGATGTCCTTTCAGGCGGCCTTCctgcagagattaaaaaaaaaaaaaaaaaaagaagaaaaaagttatttacttGTAAAGTTTGAATCCATCCACAAGAGGGCGCCACGGTGCAGCGTCAGCCTTCCAACAGCCGCGGCCGAAAAACATTTAAGCTTAAAAATGCACTAAGGGGAGACCAGTTCAAACAGCCACCTCCAGCTTGTTCTTGCTTGGCAGTGCAAAACCGACGTGAAGCTGCGCACAACTTGAGCACAAAGACTCATATGAGGATCTGAGGAGAACAAGCAGTAATGTGACAGCTCGGCTCAGCTCGCCTTTCATGAGCGCACCGAGTCCAGTTCCTTTGATCCTGACGTCTGCTTCTGAACTTTGATAAGGTCACGTTATATAGGAACAAAATATCTTATCCTCAGCAATGTATAGTTAGACTGACTGTATCTTTAAATCCTTTTCTGCACTGAAACGCTTGCTGCAgtcattttaaagtatttatattcTTTTCTACATTTGATCAAACCAGAGCCACAcgatttgttgtatttaatatGGATTATATATGACAGACCGTCACAGCAGAGCATAGCATGATGCGTGGTTTGCATCTCCCAGTTTTTTCTGTGccactttgtgaaaaaaaatccagatttttggaGAGCACAACTAACAGCTGTCCTGTTGGAAAATTCTCCCACTAAAGCTTCAGATCTCCACAGCTCCTCCAGATTTATTAACACCTCCTGGCTGTTTCACTGAATGATTCTTTGTCAGCTTAGTTGAATGGTCGGTTCTTGAGAATTTTTAtgctcttttcattttcagatgacagATTGAGCTGCTGTGTGAGAACTTAAAAGCCTGGGATATTACTATAAAACCTAACCCTGCTTTTAACTTCCCCACAAATAAAGAGGTGAGTtacctggaagaaaaaaattactacaaaacttcttttaaaactttacttcAACAGGCACCTCTTAAAATTCAAATCATAATATGAGATCTAATCAGTTCTGTAATGTAGCACAAAGTCTGCTAATTATCCCATTTCAGAGGCACAACATGTCTTTCCATTAAAGTTTTCATCCccagggaggaaaaaaaaaagagaggattTTTCACAACCCATCTCTTGCACAATGATGTCTGCAAGCAAAAGCGGATTAACAAAGTCGTCCAAGAACACTTAATTCCCTAACAGTCCGGTCCTCAGAACTGGCCCCGTGGTCACTCTGCGAGTCCAACCATCCTCCTGCTTATGTCCCACAGTTTCTTGGCCGCCTGTTTGTCTGTAGCTTTGGCCATCAACTCCTCTTCCTCGCAGTTAGCGAAGCACTTCCCCGACACCCCCTCCACCTCGGGGGAGCAGGCCAGATAGAGCGGCGTCTGGGCTCCCTCCAACGGACTCTTCAAGAAGACCAACGAGGCAAGATGGAACAGCGGCTTAGCCAGCAGAGGGATTTGGATGTGCCGGCCCAGTCTGGTCCTCACCATCCCCGGGGTGAGGGCGTTGACCGTGACCGCCGTGCCCTCGAGCTGATGAGCCAGCTCGAGCGTGAACAGCAGGTTGGCCAGCTTGCTCTGACTGTAGCAGAAAGCTTTGTCGTAGTTCCCTTCGCTGTTCAAGTCGTCAAAGTTGACGTGGCCGTATTTGTAGAGTTTGGAGGAAACGACGACAATGCGGCTGTGAGA is a genomic window of Poecilia reticulata strain Guanapo linkage group LG21, Guppy_female_1.0+MT, whole genome shotgun sequence containing:
- the LOC103457374 gene encoding brain-enriched guanylate kinase-associated protein isoform X1, which produces MAKLDQESLQSWASSSTMFSVDRVSVEGMIGQSSNHFSTSRSSSPSAPSSSPAGSGGSSSSEDTCSLHSWSSGVTCLLHRSIKKQSQEAFQARLRGERGWREFTVAPSSGRDHPQAEEGEGCCHKELHLGRGSTQTVRSETVVKERIKAKRKFSQFLDEVTSNVLNRNSLQAFGKLVPPSGVIPTFPNLPEDRKQVVSPRLARSMAQEQNPSAEQKTSEDETSLDSSQKMYLETDIDSVRRDDGPQNLEMKAESPPLLVIDDKTLFPPPPEFCQGYKMKIPVLELRHDFPRCPYRSVSLPRGINMLPDEEMNNIDPISSLLEQKEDLRKRLSYTTHKLELLQSEFDSTRQYLETELRRAQEELDKFTDKLRRIQSSYSALQRINQDLEEKIHRDSQHHEDEKRALSREIIVLNNHLMEAKLAIEKLQEDNELYRKDCNLAVQLLQCNKSLYRAQLSELPADCQERLTMHLEESPLCHDYPDSTSLIANVLEKPDEACSSSQASRSPSPQAQNHTFILERLGPGERLGLRAAYKSDLYSSDTALYCPDDRHRERRPSMDVHGHRTFLYGPQNSTDSTPEEGSVGLQAGFSQEHFPKFPAALAGGSSSYSSFSGGGSEDKGNDPPSSAASSPRHQSLYMEWRDAGDYERKSDSSWERDSPRSFGNTHPFQQTELGHHQNGSSPVYSRTMSSCFSEPYEPLPPSSSPSVAYGDSRRGSTLAPEEEELIGRWRQLSVEDLSAHSYCSPGRASPYSFSEQHFSVRPAKIRLGPLYSSFQEGADYYHHGADATDPVWVAASPECSPGLRQAHSQAHLYRSEDSQGSEHSLYHSGSSKDREGNVAAGGQSTEYVDPSPNSSTESLHQRSLEMAAELQHYQVEMHSMPAQTSQQPPPTPPPPPPYNQKFGSLGLSRKDSLTKAQLYGTLLN
- the LOC103457374 gene encoding brain-enriched guanylate kinase-associated protein isoform X2, which codes for MAKLDQESLQSWASSSTMFSVDRVSVEGMIGQSSNHFSTSRSSSPSAPSSSPAGSGGSSSSEDTCSLHSWSSGVTCLLHRSIKKQSQEAFQARLRGERGWREFTVAPSSGRDHPQAEEGEGCCHKELHLGRGSTQTVRSETVVKERIKAKRKFSQFLDEVTSNVLNRNSLQAFGKLVPPSGVIPTFPNLPEDRKQVVSPRLARSMAQEQNPSAEQKTSEDETSLDSSQKMYLETDIDSVRRDDGPQNLEMKAESPPLLVIDDKTLFPPPPEFCQGYKMKIPVLELRHDFPRCPYRSVSLPRGINMLPDEEMNNIDPISSLLEQKEDLRKRLSYTTHKLELLQSEFDSTRQYLETELRRAQEELDKFTDKLRRIQSSYSALQRINQDLEEKIHRDHHEDEKRALSREIIVLNNHLMEAKLAIEKLQEDNELYRKDCNLAVQLLQCNKSLYRAQLSELPADCQERLTMHLEESPLCHDYPDSTSLIANVLEKPDEACSSSQASRSPSPQAQNHTFILERLGPGERLGLRAAYKSDLYSSDTALYCPDDRHRERRPSMDVHGHRTFLYGPQNSTDSTPEEGSVGLQAGFSQEHFPKFPAALAGGSSSYSSFSGGGSEDKGNDPPSSAASSPRHQSLYMEWRDAGDYERKSDSSWERDSPRSFGNTHPFQQTELGHHQNGSSPVYSRTMSSCFSEPYEPLPPSSSPSVAYGDSRRGSTLAPEEEELIGRWRQLSVEDLSAHSYCSPGRASPYSFSEQHFSVRPAKIRLGPLYSSFQEGADYYHHGADATDPVWVAASPECSPGLRQAHSQAHLYRSEDSQGSEHSLYHSGSSKDREGNVAAGGQSTEYVDPSPNSSTESLHQRSLEMAAELQHYQVEMHSMPAQTSQQPPPTPPPPPPYNQKFGSLGLSRKDSLTKAQLYGTLLN